The following proteins come from a genomic window of Nocardioides albertanoniae:
- a CDS encoding gluconeogenesis factor YvcK family protein, whose protein sequence is MAGADRPGADAQAVVALGGGHGLHASLSALRLLVDDLTVDQLTAIVTVADNGGSSGRLRAEFGVLPPGDLRMALAALCGEDRWDDTWAQVLQHRFAGEGEMRGHNLGNLLIVGLWEQLGDHVEALDWVGRLLAAKGRVLPMALVPMDIVAEVSGLTDDDPDQRRTIQGQVEVATTGGQIESIRLIPDNPPAAPDAVAALHDAEWVFLGPGSWFTSVLPHLMVQALREALVATSAKVVVVLNLAEQPGETTGFGPAEHLHVLLDHAPDLRIHTVLVDASIDGLDELHQVADKCGARVVVADVALDDGTPRHDPERLAAAYARVIEAG, encoded by the coding sequence GTGGCCGGGGCCGACCGGCCCGGGGCGGACGCCCAGGCGGTCGTCGCCCTGGGGGGAGGGCACGGGCTGCACGCATCGCTGAGCGCGTTGCGCCTGCTGGTCGACGACCTGACCGTCGACCAGCTCACCGCGATCGTCACGGTCGCCGACAACGGCGGCTCCAGCGGTCGCCTCAGAGCCGAGTTCGGGGTGCTCCCGCCGGGTGACCTGCGGATGGCCCTGGCCGCGCTGTGCGGCGAGGACCGCTGGGACGACACCTGGGCCCAGGTGCTGCAGCACCGCTTCGCCGGCGAGGGCGAGATGCGTGGCCACAACCTGGGCAACCTGCTCATCGTGGGGCTCTGGGAGCAGCTCGGCGACCACGTCGAGGCCCTCGACTGGGTGGGCAGGCTGCTGGCGGCGAAGGGCCGGGTGCTGCCGATGGCGCTGGTGCCGATGGACATCGTCGCCGAGGTGAGCGGGCTGACCGACGACGACCCCGATCAGCGACGTACGATCCAGGGGCAGGTCGAGGTGGCCACCACCGGCGGCCAGATCGAGTCGATCCGGCTCATCCCCGACAACCCTCCGGCCGCTCCCGACGCGGTCGCCGCGCTCCACGACGCCGAGTGGGTGTTCCTCGGCCCCGGATCCTGGTTCACCTCGGTGCTTCCGCACCTGATGGTGCAGGCGCTGCGCGAGGCGCTGGTGGCCACCTCGGCCAAGGTCGTCGTGGTGCTCAACCTCGCCGAGCAGCCGGGGGAGACCACCGGGTTCGGCCCCGCCGAACACCTTCACGTGCTTCTCGATCATGCCCCTGACCTGCGCATCCATACGGTGCTGGTCGATGCCTCGATCGACGGTCTCGACGAGCTCCATCAGGTCGCCGACAAGTGTGGTGCGCGGGTCGTCGTGGCCGACGTCGCGCTCGACGACGGCACGCCCCGCCACGACCCGGAGCGGCTCGCCGCGGCGTACGCACGGGTGATCGAGGCGGGTTAG
- the whiA gene encoding DNA-binding protein WhiA, giving the protein MAMTGQVKAELASIQITKTCCRKAEVASTLRFAGGIHIVAGRIVVEAELDTGLAARRLKRDIADVFGHEAEVALIQASGIRKGSRYIVRVVKDGEALARQTGLLDQRGRPVRGLPPAVVSGGACDAVAAWRGAFLAHGSLTEPGRSSSMEVTCPGSEAALALVGVARRIGISAKPREVRGVDRVVIRDGDAIGQLLTRLGAHESLMAWEERRMRREVRATANRLANFDDANLRRSARAAVAAGARVERALEILGEEIPDHLRQAGKLRLEHKQASLEELGQLHDPVLTKDAIAGRIRRLLAMADKRAEDLGIPDTEASLTAEMLAEDA; this is encoded by the coding sequence ATGGCGATGACGGGACAGGTGAAGGCCGAGCTGGCCTCCATCCAGATCACCAAGACGTGCTGCCGGAAGGCAGAGGTGGCCTCGACGTTGAGGTTTGCCGGGGGAATCCACATCGTGGCAGGCAGGATCGTGGTCGAGGCTGAGCTCGACACCGGTCTGGCTGCCCGGAGGCTGAAGCGAGACATCGCCGACGTCTTCGGCCACGAGGCAGAGGTGGCTCTGATCCAGGCGAGCGGCATTCGTAAGGGCAGCCGATACATCGTGCGCGTGGTCAAGGACGGTGAGGCGCTGGCGCGCCAGACCGGCCTGCTCGACCAGCGCGGTCGCCCGGTGCGTGGGCTGCCGCCGGCCGTCGTCTCGGGCGGCGCCTGTGACGCGGTGGCCGCGTGGCGCGGTGCCTTCCTGGCCCACGGGTCGCTCACCGAGCCGGGCCGTTCCTCCTCGATGGAGGTCACCTGCCCGGGCTCGGAGGCGGCCCTGGCCCTGGTCGGAGTGGCCCGCCGCATCGGTATCTCCGCGAAACCCCGAGAGGTGCGCGGCGTCGACCGTGTCGTCATCCGTGACGGCGACGCGATCGGCCAGCTGCTGACCCGCCTCGGCGCCCACGAGTCGCTGATGGCGTGGGAGGAGCGCCGGATGCGCCGCGAGGTGCGGGCCACCGCCAACCGGCTGGCCAACTTCGACGACGCCAACCTGCGCCGCTCGGCTCGAGCCGCGGTCGCGGCGGGTGCTCGGGTGGAGCGAGCGCTGGAGATCCTCGGCGAGGAGATCCCCGACCACCTGCGTCAGGCCGGCAAGCTGCGTCTCGAGCACAAGCAGGCCTCCCTCGAGGAGCTCGGCCAGCTCCACGACCCGGTGCTGACCAAGGACGCCATCGCAGGCCGGATCCGGCGCCTGCTGGCCATGGCCGACAAGCGGGCCGAGGATCTCGGCATCCCCGACACCGAGGCTTCACTGACCGCGGAGATGCTCGCCGAGGACGCCTGA
- a CDS encoding GH92 family glycosyl hydrolase, producing MIAAPAALMLATSGTTPAFATPEAPEPTAPKSSTADPEHIEGVADGDWATSFEEEDPQPTWADLVDTDDDGKPRARGVVGPDPSGIPGDISSHITEATASGENPGEGAAELVDGDVNSKWLTFDTSGWVTIKLDQPINVVRYALTSANDAAERDPKDWEIQGSTDGQSWTTLDSRTGQSWAERFETKEFEIASPQAFAYYRIDISANQSGDILQLAEWQLSDGSEPPPPLENMTSHPDDGPASAYASKSKVGFTGLHTLEYAGKVTPDRGGFSYNRVFDVDIAVGRTTELSYLVFPEFIEGDLSYPSTYTSVDLTFTDGTHLSDLGALDAQGYELSPKGQGESKSLYTNQWNKKASVIGEVAAGKTIDRILVAVDTPSGPTKFRGWYDDIKITAAPESPEVTSRADYALTTRGTHSSGDFSRGNNIPATAAPHGFNFWAPMTDAGSLSWFYRYHEDNDKQNRTRLQALTLSHETSPWMGDRQTFQVMPSAAAGTPDPGRQARSLSFKHEDETARPYYYKVDFDNGQRAEIAPTDHAAMFRFTYPGDDASLVFDNVNNNGGLTLDPAKGTLSGYTDTRSGLSNGATRMYVYATFDQPVTGGGKYAGGDRPDVQGHLEFDPGADKTVTMRIATSLIGTEQAKKNLELEVADDSFDTVKDKAKALWQDKLDILDIEGATKDQKTTVYSNLARLFLYPNSGHENTGTADDPRWQHAVQSTSDEGNPPGTTPTHTGAEINDGKVYVNNGFWDTYRTTWAAYSLFEPSQAAEMVNGFVQQYKDNGWISRWSSPGYANLMTGTSSDVSFADAYVKGVEGIDAEAAYEAAVKNATVRPPGTATNSNVGRKGMQTSAFLGYTPATVGEGVSWALEGYINDFGIGNMAAALAERDGISGAEKKRYTEESEYFLNRARNYVNTFDAKVGFFQGRNTDGTFKKSPADYNPLVWGNDHDYTETDGWNFAFHTPQDGQGLANLYGGRDGLAKKLDTFFATPETGEYPGSYGGIIHEMREARDVRMGQWGFSNQVSHHIPWMYTYAGQPSKTQKIVRETLRRMYTGSEIGQGYGGDEDNGETSAWHLFASLGLYPLQMGSENLVIGSPLFTKATLHLEGGKDLVVKAPKNSTENVYVQGVEIDGKKWDKTYVSHKELADGGTIEFDMGPKPSSWGTKRSAAPPSMTHGSKPAQPIADRSGPGKGTVLTSGGDGETLVDNDSGTETTVAGDGWVELRLNKKRLPVSFYTLTNGVAGGSPAGWVLKGSKDGKRWKKLDERSGEKFDWQQATRPFKLDSKATYDRYRIEFTGSAGDRITLSELELLG from the coding sequence ATGATCGCCGCGCCAGCGGCACTGATGCTCGCGACGAGCGGCACCACGCCCGCCTTCGCGACCCCGGAAGCTCCCGAGCCGACCGCGCCGAAGAGCAGCACCGCCGACCCCGAGCACATCGAGGGCGTGGCCGACGGCGACTGGGCGACCTCTTTCGAGGAGGAGGACCCGCAGCCGACGTGGGCCGACCTGGTCGACACCGACGACGATGGCAAGCCCCGTGCACGCGGCGTCGTCGGCCCCGACCCGTCCGGCATCCCCGGTGACATCTCCAGCCACATCACCGAGGCGACGGCGAGCGGCGAGAACCCCGGCGAGGGAGCGGCCGAGCTCGTCGACGGAGACGTCAACAGCAAGTGGCTGACCTTCGACACCAGCGGCTGGGTGACGATCAAGCTCGACCAGCCGATCAACGTGGTGAGGTATGCCCTCACCTCGGCCAACGATGCCGCCGAACGCGACCCGAAGGACTGGGAGATCCAGGGGTCGACCGACGGCCAGAGCTGGACGACCCTCGACAGCCGCACCGGCCAGTCGTGGGCGGAGCGCTTCGAGACCAAGGAGTTCGAGATCGCCTCGCCGCAGGCGTTCGCCTACTACCGGATCGACATCTCCGCCAACCAGTCCGGCGACATCCTGCAGCTGGCCGAGTGGCAGCTCTCCGACGGCTCCGAGCCCCCGCCGCCGCTGGAGAACATGACCAGCCATCCCGACGACGGCCCCGCGTCGGCGTACGCCTCGAAGTCGAAGGTCGGTTTCACCGGGCTGCACACCCTCGAGTACGCAGGCAAGGTCACTCCCGACCGCGGCGGGTTCTCCTACAACCGGGTCTTCGACGTCGACATCGCGGTCGGTCGGACGACCGAGCTGTCCTACCTGGTCTTCCCCGAGTTCATCGAGGGCGACCTGAGCTATCCGAGCACCTACACCTCCGTGGACCTCACCTTCACCGACGGCACCCATCTCTCCGACCTGGGCGCACTCGACGCGCAGGGCTACGAGCTCTCCCCGAAGGGGCAGGGCGAGTCGAAGTCGCTCTACACCAACCAGTGGAACAAGAAGGCCTCCGTCATCGGCGAGGTGGCCGCGGGCAAGACGATCGACCGCATCCTGGTCGCCGTCGACACCCCGAGCGGGCCGACGAAGTTCCGTGGCTGGTACGACGACATCAAGATCACCGCGGCTCCGGAGAGCCCCGAGGTGACCAGCCGCGCCGACTACGCCCTCACCACTCGCGGCACCCACTCCAGCGGCGACTTCTCGCGGGGCAACAACATCCCGGCGACGGCCGCACCCCACGGCTTCAACTTCTGGGCACCGATGACCGACGCGGGCTCGCTGTCGTGGTTCTACCGCTACCACGAGGACAACGACAAGCAGAACCGTACGCGGCTGCAGGCCCTGACGCTCAGCCATGAGACGAGCCCGTGGATGGGGGATCGGCAGACCTTCCAGGTGATGCCCTCGGCGGCGGCCGGCACACCCGACCCCGGTCGCCAGGCACGGTCGCTGAGCTTCAAGCACGAGGACGAGACCGCCCGGCCCTACTACTACAAGGTCGACTTCGACAACGGCCAGCGGGCCGAGATCGCGCCGACCGACCACGCGGCGATGTTCCGTTTCACCTATCCCGGTGACGACGCGAGCCTGGTCTTCGACAACGTCAACAACAACGGCGGCCTGACCCTGGACCCGGCCAAGGGCACGCTCTCCGGTTACACCGACACCCGCAGCGGGCTGTCCAACGGTGCGACCCGGATGTACGTCTACGCCACCTTCGACCAGCCGGTCACCGGCGGCGGCAAGTACGCCGGCGGCGACCGCCCCGACGTACAGGGTCATCTCGAGTTCGACCCCGGCGCGGACAAGACGGTGACGATGCGCATCGCCACCAGCCTGATCGGCACCGAGCAGGCCAAGAAGAACCTCGAGCTCGAGGTCGCCGACGACTCCTTCGACACCGTCAAGGACAAGGCGAAGGCGCTGTGGCAGGACAAGCTCGACATCCTCGACATCGAGGGTGCGACCAAGGACCAGAAGACCACGGTCTACTCCAACCTCGCCCGGCTGTTCCTCTACCCCAACTCGGGCCACGAGAACACCGGCACCGCCGACGATCCGCGCTGGCAGCACGCCGTGCAGTCCACCTCGGACGAGGGCAACCCGCCGGGCACCACGCCCACCCACACGGGCGCGGAGATCAACGACGGCAAGGTCTATGTGAACAACGGCTTCTGGGACACCTACCGCACCACCTGGGCCGCCTACTCGCTGTTCGAGCCCAGCCAGGCCGCTGAGATGGTCAACGGGTTCGTGCAGCAGTACAAGGACAACGGCTGGATCTCACGCTGGTCGTCCCCGGGCTACGCCAACCTGATGACCGGGACGAGCTCCGACGTCTCCTTCGCCGATGCGTACGTCAAGGGTGTCGAGGGGATCGACGCCGAGGCCGCCTACGAGGCCGCCGTGAAGAACGCCACGGTCCGGCCACCGGGCACGGCGACCAACTCCAACGTGGGCCGCAAGGGCATGCAGACCTCGGCGTTCCTCGGCTACACGCCGGCGACGGTGGGCGAAGGCGTCTCCTGGGCGCTGGAGGGCTACATCAACGACTTCGGGATCGGCAACATGGCCGCCGCGCTGGCCGAGCGCGACGGAATCTCCGGAGCCGAGAAGAAGCGCTATACCGAGGAGTCGGAGTACTTCCTCAACCGGGCCCGCAACTACGTCAACACCTTCGACGCCAAGGTGGGCTTCTTCCAGGGCCGCAACACCGACGGCACCTTCAAGAAGTCTCCGGCCGACTACAACCCGCTCGTGTGGGGCAACGACCACGACTACACCGAGACCGACGGGTGGAACTTCGCCTTCCACACTCCGCAGGACGGCCAGGGTCTGGCCAACCTCTACGGCGGCCGTGACGGTCTGGCGAAGAAGCTGGACACCTTCTTTGCGACCCCGGAGACGGGGGAGTACCCCGGTTCCTACGGCGGCATCATCCACGAGATGCGTGAGGCCCGCGACGTACGCATGGGGCAGTGGGGCTTCTCCAACCAGGTCAGCCACCACATCCCGTGGATGTACACCTACGCGGGCCAGCCGTCGAAGACGCAGAAGATCGTCCGCGAGACCCTGCGCCGGATGTACACCGGCTCGGAGATCGGGCAGGGCTACGGCGGCGACGAGGACAACGGCGAGACCTCGGCATGGCATCTGTTCGCCTCCCTCGGTCTCTACCCGCTGCAGATGGGCAGCGAGAACCTCGTGATCGGCTCGCCGCTGTTCACCAAGGCGACGCTGCACCTCGAGGGAGGCAAGGACCTGGTCGTCAAGGCGCCGAAGAACAGCACGGAGAACGTCTACGTGCAGGGCGTCGAGATCGACGGCAAGAAGTGGGACAAGACGTACGTCTCCCACAAGGAGCTCGCCGACGGCGGCACGATCGAGTTCGACATGGGGCCGAAGCCGTCCTCGTGGGGCACCAAGCGGTCGGCCGCGCCCCCGTCGATGACCCACGGGTCGAAGCCGGCCCAGCCGATCGCCGACAGGTCCGGTCCCGGCAAGGGCACGGTCCTGACCAGCGGCGGCGACGGTGAGACCCTGGTCGACAACGACTCCGGGACCGAGACCACCGTGGCCGGCGACGGCTGGGTGGAGCTCCGGCTGAACAAGAAGCGGCTCCCGGTCTCGTTCTACACGCTCACCAACGGGGTCGCGGGCGGCTCACCGGCCGGCTGGGTCCTCAAGGGGTCGAAGGACGGGAAGCGCTGGAAGAAGCTCGACGAGCGCTCCGGTGAGAAGTTCGACTGGCAGCAGGCCACCAGGCCGTTCAAGCTCGACTCGAAGGCGACGTACGACCGCTACCGGATCGAGTTCACCGGATCGGCCGGCGACCGGATCACGCTCTCCGAGCTGGAGCTGCTCGGCTGA
- the gap gene encoding type I glyceraldehyde-3-phosphate dehydrogenase has translation MTVRVGINGFGRIGRNFFRAVRASDLDIEIVGVNDLSDNATLATLLKFDSILGPLDAEVSSTETAIVVDGKEIKAFAERDPADLKWGELGVDVVIESTGFFTDATKARAHVDSGGAKKVIISAPGKNDDATIVMGVNEKSYDPENHTVISNASCTTNCLAPLAKALNDGIGINRGLMTTVHAYTADQNLQDNIHKDLRRARAAAVNVVPTSTGAAKAIGLVLPELKGKLDGYALRVPVPTGSIVDLSFEASRETSVEEINSIMEKAADGKYLVYSTDPIVSHDIVTNPASSIFDAPLTKVIGNQVKVAAWYDNEWGYSNRLGDLVAYIGASL, from the coding sequence GTGACAGTTCGAGTAGGCATCAACGGGTTCGGCAGGATCGGCCGCAACTTCTTCCGCGCGGTCCGCGCTTCCGACCTCGACATCGAGATCGTGGGAGTCAACGACCTCAGCGACAACGCCACCCTCGCGACGCTGCTGAAGTTCGACTCGATCCTCGGGCCGCTCGACGCCGAGGTCTCCTCCACCGAGACCGCGATCGTCGTGGACGGCAAGGAGATCAAGGCCTTCGCGGAGCGCGACCCGGCCGACCTCAAGTGGGGCGAGCTCGGTGTGGATGTCGTGATCGAGTCCACCGGTTTCTTCACCGACGCCACCAAGGCGCGCGCCCACGTCGACTCCGGCGGGGCGAAGAAGGTGATCATCTCGGCGCCGGGGAAGAACGACGACGCCACCATCGTGATGGGCGTCAACGAGAAGTCCTACGACCCGGAGAACCACACGGTCATCTCCAACGCCTCGTGCACGACCAACTGCCTGGCGCCGCTGGCCAAGGCCCTCAACGACGGCATCGGCATCAACCGGGGCCTGATGACCACCGTGCACGCCTACACCGCCGACCAGAACCTGCAGGACAACATCCACAAGGACCTGCGCCGCGCCCGTGCGGCCGCGGTGAACGTGGTGCCCACCTCGACCGGTGCCGCCAAGGCGATCGGGCTCGTGCTCCCGGAGCTGAAGGGCAAGCTCGACGGCTACGCCCTGCGGGTGCCGGTACCGACCGGCTCGATCGTCGACCTCTCCTTCGAGGCCTCGCGGGAGACCTCGGTCGAGGAGATCAACTCGATCATGGAGAAGGCGGCCGACGGGAAGTACCTCGTCTACTCCACCGACCCGATCGTCTCCCACGACATCGTCACCAACCCGGCATCCTCGATCTTCGACGCGCCGCTGACCAAGGTGATCGGAAATCAGGTCAAGGTCGCCGCGTGGTACGACAACGAATGGGGTTACTCCAACAGGCTCGGAGACCTCGTCGCGTACATCGGCGCGAGCCTGTGA
- the uvrC gene encoding excinuclease ABC subunit UvrC has translation MPDPRSYKPKTGDIPTQPGVYRFRDPKGRVIYVGKAINLRQRLANYFQPIPSLHPRTATMVTTAAGVEWTTVNNDIEALQLEYTWIKEFDPRFNVKYRDDKSYPWLAVTLSEEFPRVMVGRGAKRKGTRYFGPYGHAWAIRETVDILLRVFPMRSCSNGVFKRSQQIGRPCLLGYIDKCSAPCVGEISPEDHREIVDDFCDFMAGQTTTFTRRIEKEMYAASEALDFEKAARLRDDLSAMQRALEKQAVVLGDGADADVIALAEDPLEVGVQIFYVRGGRIKGQRGWVADRMDDADTAGLVEHFLLQLYAGEDAEAIPREILVPALPPDHETLEELLSDVRKAKVRIRVPQRGDKKTLQETVANNAKQSLALHKTKRASDLTTRNRALEEIQEALELDEVPLRIECYDISHLQGTEIVASMVVFEDGLSRKSEYRRFVIKGQDGSDDVKAMHEVITRRFKRLLDEQSTSVVSAEVEGANGPMLVDPETGRPRKFAYAPGLVVVDGGAPQVAAAQRALTELGINDIPVVGLAKRLEEVWVPDEEDPVILPRSSEGLYLLQRIRDEAHRFAISHHRGRRSKSMVESMLDDVPGLGEVRRKTLLKHFGSLKKLREASAEEIAQVPGIGPSTATAIKTAVEQTSKGGRVGSINVTTGEIIEE, from the coding sequence GTGCCAGACCCGCGCAGCTACAAGCCCAAGACGGGGGACATCCCCACCCAACCGGGGGTCTACAGGTTCCGCGACCCCAAGGGGCGGGTGATCTACGTCGGCAAGGCGATCAACCTGCGTCAACGGCTCGCGAACTACTTCCAGCCGATCCCCAGTCTCCACCCGCGTACGGCCACGATGGTCACCACCGCCGCCGGGGTCGAGTGGACCACGGTCAACAACGACATCGAGGCGCTCCAGCTCGAATACACCTGGATCAAGGAGTTCGACCCGCGGTTCAACGTCAAGTACCGCGACGACAAGTCCTATCCCTGGCTCGCGGTCACGCTCTCCGAGGAGTTCCCGAGGGTGATGGTGGGGCGTGGCGCCAAGCGCAAGGGCACCAGATACTTCGGCCCCTACGGCCACGCCTGGGCGATCCGGGAGACAGTCGACATCCTGCTGCGGGTCTTCCCGATGCGCAGCTGCTCCAACGGTGTCTTCAAGCGCAGCCAGCAGATCGGCCGTCCCTGCCTGCTGGGCTACATCGACAAGTGCAGCGCACCGTGCGTCGGCGAGATCTCGCCCGAGGACCACCGCGAGATCGTCGACGACTTCTGCGACTTCATGGCCGGCCAGACCACGACCTTCACACGCCGCATCGAGAAGGAGATGTACGCCGCCTCGGAGGCGCTCGACTTCGAGAAGGCCGCGCGGCTGCGCGACGACCTCTCCGCGATGCAGCGGGCCCTGGAGAAGCAGGCCGTCGTGCTCGGTGACGGCGCCGACGCCGACGTGATCGCGCTGGCCGAGGACCCGCTCGAGGTCGGCGTGCAGATCTTCTACGTACGCGGCGGCCGCATCAAGGGCCAGCGCGGCTGGGTAGCCGACCGGATGGACGACGCCGACACCGCCGGCCTCGTCGAGCACTTCCTGCTCCAGCTCTACGCCGGTGAGGACGCCGAGGCGATCCCGCGCGAGATCCTGGTGCCCGCGCTCCCGCCCGATCACGAGACCCTCGAGGAGCTCCTCTCCGACGTACGGAAGGCGAAGGTCAGGATCCGGGTGCCGCAGCGAGGCGACAAGAAGACGCTGCAGGAGACCGTCGCCAACAACGCCAAGCAGTCGCTCGCGCTCCACAAGACCAAGCGCGCCAGCGACCTCACCACCCGCAACCGGGCGCTGGAGGAGATCCAGGAGGCGCTCGAGCTCGACGAGGTGCCGCTGCGGATCGAGTGCTACGACATCTCCCACCTGCAGGGCACCGAGATCGTGGCCAGCATGGTGGTCTTCGAGGACGGGCTCTCCCGCAAGTCCGAATACCGCCGCTTCGTGATCAAGGGCCAGGACGGTTCCGACGACGTCAAGGCGATGCACGAGGTGATCACCCGGCGGTTCAAGCGGCTCCTCGATGAGCAGTCGACATCGGTGGTCAGCGCGGAGGTCGAGGGAGCCAACGGGCCCATGCTCGTCGACCCCGAGACCGGCCGGCCCCGCAAGTTCGCCTACGCACCGGGCCTGGTCGTCGTCGACGGCGGCGCGCCTCAGGTCGCGGCCGCCCAGCGGGCCCTGACCGAGCTCGGCATCAATGACATCCCGGTCGTGGGCCTGGCCAAGCGCCTGGAGGAGGTCTGGGTGCCCGACGAGGAGGACCCGGTCATCCTGCCGCGCAGCTCGGAAGGCCTCTACCTGCTGCAGCGGATCCGTGACGAGGCGCACCGGTTCGCGATCTCCCACCACCGCGGCCGTCGGAGCAAGTCGATGGTCGAGAGCATGCTCGACGACGTGCCGGGCCTGGGAGAGGTGCGCCGCAAGACCCTGCTGAAGCACTTCGGCTCCCTGAAGAAGCTCCGGGAGGCGAGCGCCGAGGAGATCGCCCAGGTGCCAGGCATCGGGCCCAGCACCGCGACCGCGATCAAGACCGCTGTGGAGCAGACGTCGAAGGGTGGCAGGGTTGGCTCCATCAACGTCACCACCGGCGAGATCATCGAGGAGTAG
- the rapZ gene encoding RNase adapter RapZ: MHKGEVVVITGMTGAGRSTAAKELEDLGYYVVDNLPPSLLPQVVERVDAARGPEQPVAVVTDVRSGSFFAELEEIVAKKATGRRTTLVFLDAADDTLVRRQEAARRPHPMQRGNERLLDALERERVVLATLRGAADLVIDTTQLNVHQLTARIAEAFGTPERTTLKVSVVSFGFKYGIPVDADFLADMRFLPNPHWVPELRGGNGRDNPDVASYVYSRPGAEEFLSGYVPVLIGVTKGYLHEGKRFMRVAIGCTGGKHRSVAMAEEISRRLRDAGLDARAIHRDLGRE; this comes from the coding sequence ATGCACAAGGGTGAGGTCGTCGTCATCACCGGGATGACAGGTGCGGGGCGAAGCACCGCGGCCAAGGAGCTGGAGGATCTCGGCTACTACGTCGTCGACAACCTGCCGCCGAGCCTGCTCCCGCAGGTGGTCGAGCGGGTCGACGCCGCGCGGGGCCCAGAGCAGCCCGTCGCGGTCGTCACCGACGTACGCTCCGGCTCGTTCTTCGCCGAGCTCGAGGAGATCGTGGCGAAGAAGGCCACCGGGCGGCGTACGACCCTGGTATTTCTCGACGCCGCCGACGACACCCTCGTGCGACGTCAGGAGGCCGCCCGGCGGCCACACCCGATGCAGCGCGGCAACGAGCGGCTGCTGGACGCGCTCGAGCGGGAGCGGGTGGTGCTGGCCACCCTGCGAGGCGCTGCCGACCTGGTCATCGACACCACCCAGCTCAACGTGCACCAGCTCACCGCGAGGATCGCCGAGGCGTTCGGCACGCCGGAGCGTACGACGCTGAAGGTGTCGGTGGTGAGCTTCGGGTTCAAGTACGGCATCCCGGTCGACGCCGACTTCCTCGCCGACATGCGCTTCCTGCCCAACCCGCACTGGGTGCCCGAGCTTCGGGGCGGCAACGGGCGCGACAATCCCGATGTCGCCTCCTACGTCTACTCGCGTCCTGGCGCGGAGGAGTTCCTGAGCGGGTATGTTCCGGTGCTCATCGGAGTGACCAAGGGCTACCTCCACGAAGGGAAGAGGTTCATGCGCGTGGCGATCGGGTGCACAGGCGGCAAGCACCGCAGCGTGGCGATGGCGGAGGAGATCTCCAGGCGGCTGCGAGATGCCGGCCTCGACGCGAGGGCGATCCACCGCGACCTCGGACGGGAGTGA